A window of Myxococcales bacterium contains these coding sequences:
- a CDS encoding metallophosphoesterase, with translation MTNGTRIGLGSALILALASACGSSALPDPAAPEASGSPSSSAAPPASSTPPPPAPKDASVPDTAPPPPKAIRFVAMGDTGKGNDGQQRVAVAVETKCKNDGCDFVQLLGDNIYESGVDSADDPLLQSRFEQPYAKINVPFWVVLGNHDYGGNGAGTSFGKGKNQVDYTAKSQKWKLPSNFWHRTVENVEFFALDTNLIMFGRDDDQKAQIPQWLAASTSEWKIALGHHPYLSNGPHGNAGRYEGIPGIPVVSGGSMKSFMDDHVCGKVDVYISGHDHSSQWLEDKCKTTELIVGGAGAEGTELSARNKSYFQTNALSFFYIVIQGKKLTAELVDETGNMLFSRSITKP, from the coding sequence ATGACGAACGGGACGCGCATCGGCCTCGGCTCCGCCCTCATCCTCGCCCTCGCGAGCGCCTGCGGGAGCTCTGCGCTGCCCGATCCCGCGGCCCCCGAAGCCTCCGGCTCTCCCTCGTCCTCCGCCGCCCCGCCGGCGAGCTCCACGCCTCCGCCCCCCGCCCCGAAGGACGCGTCCGTCCCCGACACCGCGCCGCCGCCGCCCAAGGCGATCCGCTTCGTCGCCATGGGCGACACGGGCAAGGGCAACGACGGCCAGCAGCGCGTCGCCGTCGCCGTCGAGACCAAGTGCAAGAACGACGGCTGCGACTTCGTGCAGCTCCTCGGCGACAACATCTACGAGAGCGGCGTCGACTCGGCCGACGATCCGCTGCTCCAGTCGCGGTTCGAGCAGCCCTACGCCAAGATCAACGTGCCCTTCTGGGTCGTGCTCGGCAACCACGACTACGGCGGCAACGGCGCCGGCACGAGCTTCGGCAAAGGCAAAAACCAGGTCGACTACACGGCGAAGAGCCAGAAGTGGAAGCTCCCCTCGAACTTCTGGCACCGCACGGTGGAGAACGTCGAGTTCTTCGCGCTCGACACGAACCTCATCATGTTCGGCCGCGACGACGACCAAAAGGCGCAGATCCCCCAGTGGCTCGCCGCGTCCACGAGCGAGTGGAAGATCGCCCTCGGCCACCACCCGTACCTCTCGAACGGCCCCCACGGGAACGCCGGCCGCTACGAGGGCATCCCGGGCATCCCCGTCGTCTCTGGCGGCAGCATGAAGAGCTTCATGGACGACCACGTCTGCGGCAAGGTCGACGTCTACATCTCCGGGCACGATCACTCGTCGCAGTGGCTCGAGGACAAGTGCAAGACGACCGAGCTCATCGTCGGCGGCGCCGGGGCCGAGGGCACCGAGCTCTCTGCCCGCAACAAGAGCTACTTCCAGACGAACGCGCTCAGCTTCTTCTACATCGTGATCCAGGGGAAGAAGCTCACGGCCGAGCTCGTCGACGAGACCGGCAACATGCTCTTCTCGCGCTCGATCACGAAGCCCTGA
- a CDS encoding PEGA domain-containing protein, with product MSSSERPAAAGPSGDLLPELLAVQAERRSCVVRVLGEGAEARLSFEEGTLVHVEEGTTGMALGRLLVDDGKLSAEDLASLLDALAEAEARGKQLRLGDLAVQRGLLTRKELSLSLFAQVRKKVVAALTWESPEVSVLPLPPAAKGSPRPRFPTTLEPLVLSAFRKCPRDRLRARFDPRGAWSLVGNIESIATLFRPKPEERDALVAITADVPPEALVEGLSRDDEPEDGLAFLTTLAATGHLAPRDTPGSRRGPSPKKRIISSICTAAGAKREARSGAAKGRFLSPVARPRAKVEAGTDTPARTHDPSPGSPAAKLRGERAFLEGKAHMAQGREAQAKAEIWRAHRLVPTAAEYELYLAWLTHRGDERRAAELESVALRAKRQDPELGFASYVLAHLALLRGDVERAEAEQARAQRLGVSQKATEELTASSAMPIPEAGASTAFAAMRPEIKRRTRRGLPFLARAPRPPTSAPHEAAPIEAAPVEAPPVERTTPEDAPASAPGALSTKEPPAIPRPEARAPSLAEALSPAPAAVPDGAPTEAPAAPANAEAAASPAASVEMAAPTPVDVSPSSTKAKDEPKAPEVVGESHAEPPRDEAPVSARSKAPVEGEPTTDGAPPSSAPESAPVSSAPESTLTIPTTSRGPWVGVVLAVAIVATILYVFQPSSDPKPTPTPPTEAAREAATPDAASSTSNVDATVALGSGDDGGGDSASDHDATARDATALDATALDDANLPEAGKTDPSPTRAKTGLLVPEGAPKGRRIFVDGRAVGETPSEVPAPCGSHEVRVGSKGTARTIDIPCGGRVVVGP from the coding sequence GTGTCGTCCTCCGAGCGCCCCGCGGCCGCTGGCCCGTCGGGGGACCTTCTCCCCGAGCTGCTCGCCGTCCAGGCCGAGCGAAGGTCGTGCGTCGTGCGCGTCCTCGGAGAAGGCGCCGAGGCGCGTCTGTCGTTCGAGGAAGGGACGCTCGTCCACGTCGAGGAGGGCACGACGGGCATGGCGCTCGGCCGCCTCTTGGTCGACGACGGGAAGCTCTCGGCCGAGGACCTCGCGAGCCTCCTCGACGCGCTCGCCGAGGCCGAGGCGCGCGGGAAGCAGCTCCGCCTCGGAGACCTCGCCGTTCAACGCGGTCTCCTCACGCGCAAAGAGCTCTCGCTGTCGCTCTTCGCGCAGGTTCGAAAGAAGGTCGTGGCCGCCCTCACGTGGGAGTCGCCCGAGGTCAGCGTGCTCCCGCTCCCGCCGGCCGCGAAGGGCTCGCCCCGCCCACGGTTCCCGACCACCCTCGAGCCGCTCGTGCTCTCGGCGTTTCGCAAGTGCCCGCGAGACCGCCTGAGGGCGCGCTTCGATCCGCGCGGCGCGTGGTCTCTCGTCGGAAACATCGAATCGATCGCCACGCTCTTCCGCCCGAAGCCCGAAGAACGAGACGCGCTCGTGGCCATCACGGCCGACGTGCCACCCGAGGCACTCGTCGAGGGGCTCTCCCGGGACGACGAGCCCGAGGATGGCCTCGCGTTCCTCACGACCCTCGCGGCCACGGGCCACCTGGCCCCCCGCGACACCCCGGGCTCGCGGCGCGGACCTTCGCCAAAAAAGCGAATCATATCGAGCATTTGCACCGCCGCCGGGGCCAAACGTGAGGCGCGTTCGGGCGCCGCGAAGGGGCGGTTCTTGTCTCCGGTCGCGCGTCCCCGCGCGAAGGTCGAAGCGGGGACCGACACGCCCGCCCGCACGCACGACCCGTCTCCGGGCAGCCCGGCCGCCAAGCTCCGCGGGGAGCGCGCGTTCCTCGAGGGTAAGGCGCACATGGCGCAGGGCCGCGAGGCGCAGGCCAAGGCCGAAATTTGGCGCGCTCATAGGCTCGTTCCGACCGCGGCCGAGTACGAGCTCTACCTCGCGTGGCTCACGCACCGCGGCGACGAGCGGCGGGCGGCGGAGCTCGAGTCGGTCGCCCTCCGCGCGAAGCGCCAGGACCCGGAGCTCGGGTTCGCGTCGTACGTGCTCGCCCACCTCGCCCTCCTCCGCGGCGACGTCGAGCGGGCCGAGGCCGAGCAGGCGCGCGCGCAGCGGCTCGGGGTGAGCCAGAAGGCGACCGAGGAGCTTACGGCGTCCTCGGCGATGCCGATCCCCGAGGCGGGCGCGTCGACGGCGTTCGCCGCCATGAGGCCCGAGATCAAGCGGCGCACGAGGCGAGGGCTCCCTTTCCTCGCCCGGGCCCCGAGACCTCCGACCTCGGCCCCGCACGAGGCCGCGCCCATCGAGGCGGCCCCCGTCGAGGCGCCCCCCGTCGAGAGGACGACACCCGAGGACGCCCCCGCGTCCGCTCCGGGCGCGCTCTCGACGAAGGAGCCTCCCGCGATCCCGAGGCCCGAGGCCCGAGCCCCTTCCCTGGCGGAGGCCCTCTCTCCCGCGCCCGCGGCCGTCCCCGACGGGGCGCCCACGGAGGCGCCCGCTGCGCCCGCGAACGCCGAAGCCGCGGCCTCCCCAGCGGCCTCGGTCGAGATGGCCGCGCCCACGCCGGTCGACGTCTCGCCTTCGTCGACGAAGGCCAAGGACGAGCCCAAGGCCCCGGAGGTCGTCGGGGAGAGCCACGCCGAGCCCCCGCGCGACGAAGCCCCGGTGAGCGCGAGGTCGAAGGCCCCCGTCGAAGGAGAGCCCACGACCGACGGTGCGCCCCCCTCGTCGGCCCCCGAGAGCGCTCCCGTGTCCTCGGCGCCCGAGAGCACCCTGACCATCCCGACGACCTCGCGCGGGCCGTGGGTCGGGGTCGTCCTCGCGGTGGCCATCGTGGCCACGATCCTCTATGTTTTTCAGCCTTCGAGCGATCCGAAGCCCACGCCGACGCCCCCGACCGAGGCCGCCCGAGAGGCCGCGACGCCCGACGCGGCGAGCTCCACCTCGAACGTCGACGCCACCGTGGCGCTCGGCTCGGGCGACGACGGTGGGGGCGACTCGGCAAGTGACCACGACGCTACGGCGCGCGACGCCACGGCACTCGACGCCACCGCGCTCGACGACGCGAACCTGCCCGAGGCGGGAAAGACCGACCCGAGCCCCACGAGGGCGAAGACCGGGCTCCTGGTTCCCGAAGGAGCCCCGAAGGGCCGCCGCATCTTCGTCGACGGCCGCGCGGTCGGAGAGACCCCCTCCGAGGTCCCCGCGCCGTGCGGCAGCCACGAGGTGCGCGTCGGCAGCAAGGGCACGGCCCGCACGATCGACATCCCTTGCGGCGGGCGCGTGGTCGTCGGGCCCTGA
- a CDS encoding TIGR04551 family protein: MHASTKSFLASAVVLASCLGSTGCFSFHQGPLPGEPKTATYTKVDGVRVRYLDTEGSGASSAKPTVVLVHGFASSLDVWATVVPTLKTTHRVVALDLKGFGWSERPEGDYSPAAEARLVLGLMNQLGITHTSIVGHSWGTSVTLSAVLQAPEKFDRVALYDAWVYEEQQPTFFQWSRAAGVGEVLFGLYYNQRAEDRLGLAFYDKSFVTEELIAVAESHLEKPGTTAAHLAAVRGQRYGELETHYREVKQKTLLLYGREDVVTTVKYGERLLRELPNARMVVYPRCGHFPMLEAAKASTRDLHAFLLEDEGRRRGVDEPRQAEGPRADARAEGREGPVSTKRTTLCAALTAAVATFAVARDAHATGFAELGEDIVQRDKVTVELDGYLRTRGEALHNFDLDRGLSPSGTPLFPVSKADPTAQTLTHWDMRARLDVKVFAPGQTFAVKLRLDALDNLSLGSVPNDVPAATTGQRSPADPLKIRRAYGEALLPFGLLVAGRMGTHWGLGLVANGGDCLDCDSADAQDRVALVTPIANHVFAVAYDFSATGPVGTRPAQNRFLDLERTTNVQTATMAFLRGWSKESIARRKKAGKVTVDYGGYFTHRWQTNDVPGSYLPTAQAIDVSSANQIMARGLTATAFDAWAKVVTKNMRLEAEAAMLLSTIEEASAIPGVSLRDPVKARQFGAAFESDFGSDDGLLSAGLDLGYASGDPAPGMGVSQKLGQRAPKAGDLDGPQANPRRDNRIDNFRFHPDYRIDRILFREIVGTVTDAVYARPHARVRLVEETSFRVTATGAAVASMASFAESTPGGKKPLGVEIDPSITYEHKDGFFATLDYAVLFPLAGLDNPQVGLFAKPAQLVRLRFNYVF, from the coding sequence ATGCACGCCTCGACGAAATCCTTCCTCGCGAGCGCCGTCGTCCTCGCCTCGTGCCTCGGGTCGACGGGCTGCTTCTCGTTCCACCAAGGCCCGCTGCCGGGCGAGCCCAAGACGGCGACCTACACCAAGGTCGACGGGGTCCGTGTCCGCTACCTCGACACCGAGGGCAGCGGCGCCTCGAGCGCGAAGCCGACCGTGGTGCTCGTGCACGGGTTCGCGTCGTCGCTCGACGTGTGGGCCACGGTGGTGCCCACCCTCAAGACGACCCACAGGGTCGTGGCGCTCGATCTCAAGGGCTTCGGCTGGAGCGAGCGACCCGAGGGCGACTACTCCCCGGCGGCCGAGGCGCGCCTCGTGCTCGGCCTCATGAACCAGCTCGGCATCACGCACACGTCGATCGTGGGCCACTCGTGGGGCACGAGCGTCACGCTCTCGGCCGTGCTCCAGGCCCCCGAGAAGTTCGATCGCGTGGCCCTCTACGACGCGTGGGTCTACGAGGAGCAGCAGCCGACGTTCTTCCAGTGGTCACGCGCCGCCGGTGTGGGCGAGGTGCTCTTCGGGCTTTATTACAACCAGCGCGCCGAGGATCGGCTCGGGCTCGCCTTCTACGACAAGAGCTTCGTGACCGAGGAGCTCATCGCCGTGGCCGAGTCGCACCTCGAGAAGCCCGGCACCACCGCCGCCCACCTCGCGGCCGTGCGCGGCCAGCGGTACGGAGAGCTCGAGACGCACTACCGCGAGGTGAAGCAGAAGACGCTCCTCCTCTACGGCCGCGAGGACGTCGTCACCACGGTGAAGTACGGCGAGCGCCTCCTCCGCGAGCTCCCGAACGCGCGCATGGTCGTGTACCCGCGCTGCGGTCACTTTCCGATGCTCGAGGCCGCCAAGGCCTCCACGCGCGATCTCCACGCGTTCCTCCTCGAGGACGAGGGGCGCCGCCGCGGCGTCGACGAGCCCCGCCAAGCCGAAGGCCCAAGAGCCGACGCCCGAGCCGAAGGTCGAGAAGGCCCCGTGAGCACGAAACGTACGACCCTCTGCGCGGCGCTCACGGCCGCGGTCGCCACCTTCGCCGTCGCCCGCGACGCCCACGCCACGGGCTTCGCCGAGCTCGGCGAGGACATCGTCCAGCGCGACAAGGTGACCGTCGAGCTCGACGGCTACCTGCGCACGCGCGGCGAGGCGCTCCACAACTTCGACCTCGACCGAGGCCTCTCGCCTTCGGGTACGCCGCTCTTCCCCGTGTCGAAGGCCGACCCGACCGCGCAGACCCTCACCCACTGGGACATGCGCGCGCGCCTCGACGTGAAGGTGTTCGCGCCCGGTCAAACCTTCGCGGTGAAGCTCCGCCTCGACGCGCTCGACAACCTCTCGCTCGGCAGCGTGCCGAACGACGTGCCCGCCGCGACCACAGGGCAAAGGAGCCCCGCCGATCCGCTCAAGATCCGGCGCGCGTACGGCGAGGCGCTCCTCCCGTTCGGCCTGCTCGTGGCCGGCCGCATGGGCACGCACTGGGGGCTCGGCCTCGTCGCCAACGGGGGCGACTGCCTCGACTGCGACTCGGCCGACGCCCAAGATCGCGTGGCCCTCGTCACGCCCATCGCGAACCACGTGTTCGCCGTGGCCTACGATTTCTCGGCCACCGGGCCCGTGGGCACGCGCCCCGCGCAGAACCGCTTCCTCGACCTCGAGCGCACGACGAACGTGCAGACCGCCACGATGGCGTTCCTCCGAGGGTGGAGCAAGGAGTCGATCGCCCGGCGAAAGAAGGCCGGCAAGGTCACGGTCGACTACGGCGGGTACTTCACCCACAGGTGGCAGACGAACGACGTGCCAGGCTCGTATTTGCCTACGGCGCAGGCGATCGACGTGTCGAGCGCGAACCAGATCATGGCGCGCGGGCTGACGGCGACGGCGTTCGACGCGTGGGCCAAGGTGGTCACGAAGAACATGCGCCTCGAGGCCGAGGCCGCGATGCTGCTCTCGACGATCGAAGAGGCCTCGGCCATCCCCGGGGTGTCGCTCCGTGACCCGGTGAAGGCACGCCAGTTCGGCGCGGCGTTCGAGTCCGACTTCGGCTCCGACGACGGCCTGCTCTCGGCGGGGCTCGATCTCGGCTACGCGAGCGGCGATCCGGCGCCCGGCATGGGCGTCTCGCAGAAACTCGGCCAGCGCGCGCCCAAGGCCGGCGACCTCGACGGGCCGCAGGCGAACCCCCGCCGCGACAACCGCATCGACAACTTCCGCTTCCACCCCGACTACCGCATCGACCGCATCCTCTTCCGCGAGATCGTGGGCACCGTGACCGACGCGGTCTACGCGCGGCCCCACGCCCGGGTGCGCCTCGTCGAGGAGACGAGCTTCCGCGTGACCGCGACGGGCGCGGCGGTGGCCAGCATGGCGTCGTTCGCCGAGTCGACCCCCGGCGGCAAGAAGCCCCTCGGCGTCGAGATCGACCCGTCGATCACGTACGAGCACAAGGACGGCTTCTTCGCGACGCTCGACTACGCGGTACTCTTCCCCCTGGCGGGCCTCGACAACCCGCAGGTCGGCCTCTTCGCCAAGCCCGCGCAGCTCGTGCGCCTCCGCTTCAACTACGTGTTCTGA
- a CDS encoding AMP-binding protein: MDVSKYLDIAIAPKFLFDSLPERAERVRFWVPKPGAGTNLEAYAKVTYGEFAAEVKAVAGFLADVLAPGDRASIFAPNRVEWASAALGIQAVGGVIVPAYPASTPAQLGYVLSHSDAKVVFVDTPALLAKLFEAWPLCTHVSHVVLLDGALDASRVLDKMRADQKPTPGDDVLAKIVPFPEVVRLGDAWHEAHPGAFEARMNAVDVDAPGMMLYTSGTSGNPKGVPLSHRNVGTNGRDWLELNGPLVPENAVDVLWLPMSHIFGFGEMNLGNILGMTSYMSDPAGCIALVPVVKPHVFMSVPSHWEKLAAPAMKEQDPATQKARLLECTGGRLSFCLSGGAGLSRDVKEFYHRAGILIVEGYGLTETSPTLTLNRFDAFRFDSVGKVLPSTNVKLADDGEILAKGPNVFKGYHKDPAATAEAFTEDGWFKTGDVGRFTEDGFLQIVDRKKDILVTAGGKNVPPANIELRFQGDPRFLHVVVYGDGKKYLVCGVWLNDAVVDAELSHVAPADRRAAREALVQAKVDEVNRDLASYESLKAFVIVDTPLTVESELLTASLKVRRKKVVEAFKHQFESLYDRPAPPKKAAEAGSTGA, encoded by the coding sequence ATGGACGTGTCCAAGTATCTCGACATCGCGATCGCCCCGAAATTCCTGTTCGACTCGCTGCCCGAGCGCGCCGAGCGCGTGCGCTTCTGGGTGCCGAAGCCCGGCGCAGGCACGAACCTCGAGGCCTACGCCAAGGTCACCTACGGCGAGTTCGCGGCCGAGGTGAAGGCCGTGGCCGGCTTCTTGGCCGACGTGCTCGCGCCCGGGGATCGTGCGTCGATCTTCGCGCCGAACCGCGTCGAGTGGGCGTCGGCGGCGCTCGGCATCCAGGCCGTGGGCGGCGTGATCGTGCCGGCGTACCCCGCGAGCACCCCGGCGCAGCTCGGCTACGTGCTCTCGCACTCGGACGCGAAGGTCGTGTTCGTCGACACCCCGGCCCTCCTCGCGAAGCTCTTCGAGGCGTGGCCGCTCTGCACCCACGTGTCGCACGTGGTGCTGCTCGACGGCGCGCTCGACGCGTCCCGTGTGCTCGACAAGATGCGGGCCGACCAGAAGCCCACCCCGGGCGACGACGTGCTCGCCAAGATCGTCCCCTTCCCGGAGGTCGTGCGCCTCGGCGACGCGTGGCACGAGGCCCACCCGGGCGCGTTCGAGGCGCGCATGAACGCGGTCGACGTCGACGCTCCCGGCATGATGCTCTACACGAGCGGCACCTCGGGGAACCCGAAGGGCGTGCCGCTCTCGCACCGCAACGTGGGCACGAACGGGCGCGACTGGCTCGAGCTCAACGGGCCGCTCGTGCCCGAGAACGCGGTCGACGTGCTCTGGCTCCCGATGAGCCACATCTTCGGCTTCGGCGAGATGAACCTCGGCAACATCTTGGGCATGACGAGCTACATGTCCGACCCCGCGGGCTGCATCGCGCTCGTGCCGGTCGTGAAGCCGCACGTGTTCATGAGCGTGCCGTCGCACTGGGAGAAGCTCGCGGCGCCCGCCATGAAGGAGCAGGATCCCGCCACGCAGAAGGCGCGCCTCCTCGAGTGCACGGGCGGCAGGCTCTCGTTCTGCCTCTCCGGCGGCGCCGGCCTCTCGCGCGACGTGAAGGAGTTCTACCACCGCGCCGGCATCCTCATCGTCGAGGGGTACGGCCTCACCGAGACGTCGCCCACGCTCACGTTGAACCGGTTCGATGCGTTCCGCTTCGACTCGGTCGGCAAGGTGCTCCCGTCGACGAACGTGAAGCTCGCCGACGACGGCGAGATCCTCGCCAAGGGCCCGAACGTGTTCAAGGGCTACCACAAGGACCCGGCGGCGACCGCCGAGGCCTTCACCGAAGATGGCTGGTTCAAGACCGGCGACGTGGGCCGCTTCACCGAAGATGGCTTCCTCCAGATCGTCGATCGCAAAAAGGACATCCTCGTGACCGCCGGCGGCAAGAACGTGCCCCCGGCCAACATCGAGCTTCGCTTCCAGGGCGATCCGCGCTTTTTGCACGTGGTCGTCTACGGCGACGGGAAGAAGTACCTCGTCTGCGGCGTGTGGCTGAACGACGCCGTGGTCGACGCGGAGCTGTCGCACGTGGCCCCGGCCGACAGGCGCGCCGCGCGCGAGGCGCTCGTGCAGGCGAAGGTCGACGAGGTGAACCGGGACCTCGCGAGCTACGAGTCGCTGAAGGCGTTCGTCATCGTCGACACCCCGCTCACGGTCGAGTCGGAGCTGCTCACGGCCTCGCTCAAGGTGCGCCGCAAGAAGGTGGTCGAGGCCTTCAAGCACCAGTTCGAGTCGCTCTACGACAGACCCGCTCCCCCGAAGAAGGCGGCCGAGGCCGGCAGCACGGGAGCCTGA
- a CDS encoding alpha/beta fold hydrolase gives MSEDTKWPARLKNLAELGLRGKPPVGTTPADVVHRENKWRLLRYRRKAPPKYATPVLLVPSLINRHYVLDLLPGKSLAEWLVAEGHDVFIIDWGTPGDEDRYVTFEDVADKYIGRALRKAASYGKYGKAHLLGYCLGGLLTVVHAIRYPDRVASLLTLAAPIKFGDDGLLSHWARTETFDLDALLEASGNVPWQLMQSTFQLLRPTMNLSKTVTLVDRAWNDEFLDGFFALEKWGNDAVAFPGECFREYITAHYRNDELCQGTFHFAGKNVRLEDLKVPLLAITFEHDAIVPKESSAPLVALAGSKDKAHLHLPGGHVGAVVSSAAKTRLWPKLAEFWAKRDVPEELRAQASPSLPTNGVS, from the coding sequence ATGAGCGAAGACACGAAGTGGCCGGCGCGGCTCAAGAACCTCGCCGAGCTCGGCCTCCGCGGAAAGCCCCCCGTGGGCACGACGCCGGCCGACGTCGTGCACCGCGAGAACAAGTGGCGCCTCCTCCGCTACCGGAGGAAAGCACCGCCGAAGTACGCGACGCCGGTGCTGCTCGTGCCGTCGCTCATCAACCGGCACTACGTGCTCGACCTCTTGCCCGGCAAGAGCCTCGCCGAGTGGCTCGTCGCCGAAGGGCACGACGTCTTCATCATCGACTGGGGCACCCCCGGCGACGAGGACCGCTACGTCACGTTCGAGGACGTGGCCGACAAGTACATCGGCCGCGCGCTCCGCAAGGCCGCGTCGTATGGCAAGTACGGCAAGGCCCACCTCCTCGGGTACTGCCTCGGCGGCCTGCTCACGGTCGTGCACGCCATCCGCTACCCGGATCGTGTGGCCTCGCTGCTCACGCTCGCCGCGCCCATCAAATTCGGGGACGACGGCCTCCTCTCGCACTGGGCCCGCACCGAGACGTTCGACCTCGACGCCCTGCTCGAGGCCTCGGGCAACGTGCCGTGGCAGCTCATGCAGTCGACGTTTCAGCTCCTCCGGCCGACGATGAACCTGTCGAAGACGGTGACGCTCGTCGATCGCGCCTGGAACGACGAGTTCCTCGACGGCTTCTTCGCCCTCGAGAAGTGGGGCAACGACGCGGTCGCGTTCCCGGGCGAGTGCTTCCGCGAGTACATCACCGCGCACTACCGGAACGACGAGCTTTGCCAAGGCACGTTCCACTTCGCGGGCAAGAACGTGCGACTCGAAGACCTCAAAGTGCCGCTCCTCGCCATCACGTTCGAGCACGACGCGATCGTCCCGAAGGAGAGCTCGGCGCCGCTCGTCGCGCTCGCGGGCTCGAAGGACAAGGCGCATCTCCACCTGCCCGGCGGACACGTCGGCGCGGTCGTCTCGAGCGCCGCCAAGACGCGGCTCTGGCCGAAGCTTGCCGAGTTCTGGGCGAAGCGCGACGTGCCCGAGGAGCTCCGCGCCCAAGCCTCCCCGAGCCTCCCGACGAACGGCGTCTCCTGA
- a CDS encoding response regulator transcription factor, which translates to MARVLLVDDDPSLLDVLSLAFADAGHDVVTAKDGKAGLALVERGGLDLVVTDVNLPHMDGFSLVRELRAKGHALPIVLLTSRDTEVDEVLGLDLGADDFVSKPFSTRALLARVGALLRRDPKHAAPRESPPGEADTCITHKELAVDPERLTATYGGKELSLTLTEHRILEAFVRRPGRVLSRAKLLELGRGDDGVVDDRLVDTYVRRLRRKIEAFDPAFDGIETVVGAGYRLRA; encoded by the coding sequence ATGGCCCGCGTGCTCTTGGTCGACGACGACCCTTCCCTGCTCGACGTGCTCTCCCTCGCGTTCGCCGACGCGGGGCACGACGTCGTCACCGCCAAGGATGGAAAAGCCGGGCTCGCGCTCGTCGAGCGGGGCGGGCTCGACCTCGTCGTGACCGACGTGAACCTCCCCCACATGGATGGGTTCTCGCTCGTACGCGAGCTCCGCGCGAAGGGCCACGCCTTGCCCATCGTGCTGCTCACCTCGCGCGACACCGAGGTCGACGAGGTGCTCGGCCTCGACCTTGGCGCCGACGATTTCGTATCGAAGCCGTTCTCGACCCGCGCCTTGCTCGCGCGGGTCGGCGCGCTGCTCCGACGCGATCCGAAGCACGCCGCGCCGCGGGAGAGCCCGCCGGGCGAAGCCGATACGTGCATCACGCACAAGGAGCTCGCGGTCGATCCCGAGCGGCTCACGGCGACCTACGGAGGAAAGGAGCTCTCGCTCACGCTCACCGAGCACCGCATCCTCGAGGCGTTCGTGCGGCGGCCGGGGCGCGTCCTCTCCCGCGCGAAGCTGCTCGAGCTCGGCCGCGGCGACGACGGCGTGGTCGACGATCGCCTCGTCGACACCTACGTGAGGCGCCTCCGCCGCAAGATCGAGGCGTTCGATCCGGCCTTCGACGGCATCGAGACCGTGGTCGGGGCGGGCTACCGCCTGCGCGCATGA